In one window of Kiritimatiellia bacterium DNA:
- a CDS encoding glycoside hydrolase family 99-like domain-containing protein, giving the protein MTRRTRWLLLGAMVSSMAGGASASSADASSVTDEWTVAVYYFPNYHPSDARNQRLKGPGWSEWELVRAARPRFAGHRQPLVPLWGYENEADPAVMARKIDAAADHGVDVFLFDWYWYHDGPFLEKALDEGFLQATNRHRMKFALMWANHDWKDIHPHSRRRQPTTLFPGKVSPETFRRIGDICIERYFRQPNHWRIDGQPYFSFYDLTRLVESFGSVAGTRAALDDWRARAVAAGLPGLHLNAVVWGRTILPGETTPADPARLVRELGFDSVTSYVWIHHVALPKLVTPYEEVWQGYERYWDRARAMFGVPYYPNVTMGWDSSPRTAQDEDFGNFGYPFMNTMSTTPDAFREALRRTRQKLEALGGPRIITVNAWNEWTEGSYLEPDTVHRLAYLEAIREVFGSAASGAR; this is encoded by the coding sequence GTGACACGCCGGACGAGATGGCTTCTGTTGGGCGCGATGGTGTCGAGCATGGCAGGGGGCGCATCAGCATCCTCAGCGGATGCCTCCTCGGTCACGGACGAGTGGACCGTGGCGGTCTATTACTTCCCGAACTACCACCCGTCCGATGCGCGCAACCAGCGCCTGAAGGGGCCGGGCTGGTCGGAGTGGGAGCTGGTCCGGGCGGCGCGGCCAAGATTTGCCGGTCATCGACAGCCGTTGGTGCCGCTGTGGGGATATGAAAATGAGGCCGACCCTGCCGTGATGGCACGCAAGATTGACGCCGCGGCGGACCATGGGGTGGATGTGTTTTTGTTTGACTGGTACTGGTATCACGACGGTCCCTTTCTTGAAAAGGCGCTGGACGAAGGGTTTCTGCAGGCGACGAATCGTCACCGGATGAAATTCGCGCTGATGTGGGCCAATCACGACTGGAAGGACATTCATCCCCACAGCCGACGCCGCCAGCCGACAACGCTGTTCCCGGGCAAAGTGAGTCCCGAGACCTTCCGACGCATCGGCGACATTTGCATTGAGCGGTATTTCCGTCAACCCAACCACTGGCGGATTGACGGACAGCCGTACTTTTCCTTTTACGACCTAACTCGGCTGGTGGAGTCGTTCGGCTCGGTCGCTGGCACCCGCGCGGCATTGGACGACTGGCGCGCACGGGCGGTCGCGGCGGGGCTGCCGGGTTTGCATCTGAACGCGGTGGTCTGGGGGCGGACGATTCTACCGGGTGAAACGACGCCGGCCGATCCCGCTCGATTGGTGAGGGAGCTGGGTTTTGATTCGGTGACCTCCTACGTGTGGATTCATCACGTTGCGTTGCCGAAGCTGGTCACGCCATACGAGGAGGTGTGGCAGGGGTATGAGCGATATTGGGACCGCGCGCGGGCGATGTTCGGGGTCCCGTACTATCCGAATGTGACGATGGGATGGGATTCCAGTCCGCGCACGGCGCAGGATGAGGACTTCGGTAATTTCGGATATCCGTTCATGAACACGATGAGCACGACACCGGACGCGTTTCGCGAAGCGCTGCGGCGAACGCGCCAGAAGCTGGAGGCGCTGGGCGGACCGAGAATCATCACCGTGAACGCCTGGAACGAGTGGACGGAAGGCAGCTATCTGGAACCGGACACGGTCCATCGCCTGGCTTACCTGGAAGCGATCCGGGAGGTGTTTGGTTCCGCGGCGTCGGGCGCGCGATGA
- a CDS encoding DEAD/DEAH box helicase, with product MIDLTDERLLGWGGERKLQDARRLLERETVEEIIVEPPVVRGTLRSTVRCLRTGFRLLQGGCVESLCPCYESRERGVICAHVIALALAVRHRQLEQGAIAAAGEEAERAARLAALPPTAFLRRAAPGEPGRPAEILLVLPSSWPEQWAAGRLTVRVFARIDGRSVPLEEVPRELPLRLGPRDERLLFVAEDIGAGARSELRTSRGDFLSLLEAAAGGSLALDDGHRLTVHPSPLLQSRLHLDLDGATGELLLSVETPLPGGGVAAIHLLGRRRGWAGCATELWPLVSTLPEAAHAAYGGVIRIPRIAVPQFLRSEWPRLAAQAPHESTVTPEILDLRPAQPSFHVLARGSLASLNVTLYAVYDGTRLVAGKSDPAGQFAIPDPEDPLRYFIRNADAEAEALRMLARRGLVGECGDRLSPLVGERSVVNFLAREVPALRRRGWTFSVEGRAATAMEEAIWAVPVVRIVPAADGRSFEVEVRLEDSGGGHIPASEARRALLKGESFLEREGRRIWLDGSAVEALDEIFADCESSDGSKPGTFRLAAVHAAYVQDSLAALDGVDVEAPPGWAETAMRRLAAARRNGVELESVEIPDPPASHLRPYQRQGVAWLRHLERCGFAGILADDMGLGKTLQALAWLAMPRCDPDARGKPSLVVCPTSLMENWAQEAARFVPSLRVRLVAGSGRHDDWERLNDNDLLITSYALLRRDAERWKGIRLAAIILDEAQHIKNRATRNAIAAKGLQGAQRLVLTGTPMENSVTDLWSIMDFLMPGYLGSAESFRRRYEVPIQQGGEAAEEALARLRRKLRPFLLRRLKREVAHELPPRLERVATCSLTAEQTRVYTEILERSRRRIRELIAERGVEAARMEILRTLLRLRQVCCHLDLLRLPQANFEAPSAKLELLFELLEEAADGGHRVLVFSQFVSMLAIIRRELDRRGWRYCYLDGATTNRLEVVREFNRDRSIPVFLISLKAGGTGLNLIGADTVILYDPWWNPAVEDQAIDRAHRIGQTRCVYSVRLIARDTIEDRVQQMQRRKRELIQATVQAGGGAERLSWEDLRELLAL from the coding sequence ATGATCGATTTGACGGACGAACGGCTGCTCGGCTGGGGTGGGGAACGCAAGCTCCAGGACGCTCGGCGGCTGCTGGAGCGGGAAACGGTGGAGGAGATCATAGTCGAGCCCCCGGTGGTGCGCGGCACACTGCGCAGCACCGTCCGCTGCCTCCGAACTGGCTTCCGTTTGCTTCAGGGCGGCTGCGTGGAGAGCCTTTGCCCTTGCTATGAGAGCCGCGAACGCGGCGTCATCTGTGCGCACGTGATCGCGTTGGCGTTGGCGGTGCGCCATCGCCAGTTGGAGCAAGGAGCGATCGCTGCGGCGGGCGAGGAGGCGGAGCGTGCTGCACGCCTCGCCGCATTGCCGCCGACCGCCTTTTTGCGCCGTGCGGCGCCCGGCGAGCCGGGCCGTCCTGCGGAGATACTGCTGGTTCTGCCGTCGTCATGGCCGGAGCAATGGGCCGCCGGCCGGCTCACCGTGCGGGTGTTTGCGCGGATTGACGGCCGATCGGTGCCGCTGGAGGAAGTGCCCCGTGAGTTGCCACTGCGGCTCGGCCCGCGCGACGAGCGGTTGCTGTTCGTCGCGGAGGACATCGGTGCGGGCGCGCGCAGCGAGCTGCGGACGAGCCGGGGCGACTTTTTGAGCTTGCTGGAGGCAGCGGCCGGCGGCTCGCTGGCTCTCGACGACGGCCACCGCCTGACGGTGCATCCCTCACCTTTGCTTCAGTCGCGACTTCATCTGGATCTCGACGGCGCCACCGGTGAGCTGCTGCTCTCGGTCGAGACACCCCTGCCCGGCGGCGGAGTCGCGGCGATCCACCTTCTGGGGCGGCGTCGCGGGTGGGCCGGCTGTGCGACGGAACTCTGGCCGCTCGTGTCCACGTTGCCCGAGGCGGCACACGCGGCTTACGGAGGGGTCATCCGCATTCCGCGCATCGCGGTGCCCCAGTTTCTCCGCTCCGAGTGGCCCCGTCTGGCCGCGCAGGCGCCGCACGAGAGCACGGTGACGCCGGAAATTCTTGACCTGCGGCCCGCGCAACCCAGCTTTCACGTCCTCGCGCGCGGCAGTCTCGCCTCGCTGAATGTGACGCTCTATGCGGTGTATGACGGCACCCGGCTGGTGGCGGGCAAATCTGATCCGGCGGGTCAGTTTGCGATCCCCGACCCGGAAGACCCGTTGCGCTATTTCATCCGGAACGCGGACGCCGAGGCCGAGGCGCTTCGCATGCTGGCGCGACGGGGGCTGGTGGGGGAGTGTGGCGACCGTCTCTCGCCGCTGGTGGGGGAGCGGTCGGTCGTGAACTTTCTGGCCCGCGAGGTGCCCGCGCTGCGACGGCGCGGGTGGACGTTCAGCGTGGAGGGCCGTGCGGCCACCGCGATGGAGGAGGCGATCTGGGCGGTGCCGGTGGTGCGCATCGTGCCGGCTGCGGATGGCCGCTCGTTCGAGGTGGAGGTTCGACTGGAAGACTCTGGCGGTGGCCACATCCCGGCTTCGGAGGCGCGTCGAGCGTTGCTCAAGGGCGAGAGTTTTCTGGAACGCGAGGGCCGTCGCATCTGGCTGGACGGTTCCGCGGTCGAAGCGCTGGATGAGATTTTCGCGGACTGTGAGTCCAGCGACGGCTCGAAGCCGGGCACGTTCCGGTTGGCGGCCGTTCACGCCGCCTACGTGCAGGATTCGCTTGCCGCGCTCGACGGCGTTGACGTCGAGGCGCCACCAGGCTGGGCCGAGACCGCCATGCGCCGCCTCGCCGCTGCGCGCCGCAACGGCGTCGAACTGGAGAGTGTCGAGATCCCCGATCCGCCCGCCTCTCATCTGCGTCCCTATCAGCGGCAAGGAGTTGCGTGGCTGCGCCACCTTGAACGCTGCGGTTTCGCGGGCATTCTCGCCGACGACATGGGCCTGGGGAAAACGCTACAGGCGCTCGCCTGGCTGGCGATGCCGCGTTGCGATCCTGATGCCCGCGGCAAACCCTCACTCGTGGTGTGCCCGACCAGCTTGATGGAAAACTGGGCTCAAGAGGCGGCCCGATTCGTCCCCTCTTTGCGAGTACGTCTGGTCGCGGGGTCCGGCCGGCACGACGACTGGGAACGCCTGAACGATAACGATCTCCTCATCACCTCCTATGCGCTGTTGCGGCGTGACGCAGAACGATGGAAGGGAATCCGGCTGGCGGCGATCATCCTCGATGAGGCGCAGCACATCAAGAACCGAGCCACGCGCAACGCGATCGCGGCGAAGGGACTGCAGGGAGCGCAGCGGCTGGTGCTCACCGGCACGCCGATGGAGAACAGTGTGACAGACCTGTGGTCCATCATGGACTTCTTGATGCCAGGGTATTTGGGATCGGCCGAGTCGTTCCGGCGACGGTATGAGGTGCCGATTCAGCAGGGGGGGGAAGCGGCGGAAGAGGCACTCGCTCGATTGCGGCGGAAGCTCCGGCCGTTCTTGTTGCGCCGGCTGAAGCGCGAGGTGGCGCACGAACTTCCACCGCGACTAGAACGGGTCGCGACCTGTTCGTTGACGGCGGAGCAGACTCGAGTCTATACGGAAATTCTCGAGCGCTCTCGCCGTCGTATCCGCGAGCTGATCGCCGAACGAGGCGTGGAGGCCGCCCGAATGGAGATTCTGCGGACGCTGCTGAGGCTCCGGCAGGTGTGCTGTCACCTCGATCTACTCCGGTTGCCGCAAGCGAACTTTGAGGCGCCGTCCGCAAAGCTGGAACTGCTGTTTGAGCTGCTGGAGGAGGCGGCAGATGGCGGTCACCGCGTACTGGTCTTCAGTCAGTTCGTCTCGATGCTGGCGATCATCCGCCGTGAGCTCGACCGGCGAGGCTGGCGGTACTGTTACCTGGACGGCGCAACGACCAACCGCCTGGAGGTGGTCCGCGAGTTCAATCGCGATCGTTCGATCCCCGTCTTTCTGATCAGCTTGAAGGCCGGTGGCACCGGACTGAACCTCATCGGGGCGGACACCGTGATCTTGTATGATCCCTGGTGGAATCCGGCGGTGGAGGATCAGGCGATTGACCGCGCGCATCGGATTGGGCAGACGCGCTGCGTGTACAGTGTTCGCCTGATTGCGCGGGACACCATCGAAGACCGTGTGCAGCAGATGCAGCGCCGCAAGCGGGAGCTCATCCAGGCAACCGTGCAGGCCGGCGGTGGTGCAGAGCGGCTGAGCTGGGAAGACCTGCGCGAACTGTTGGCGCTGTGA
- the gpmI gene encoding 2,3-bisphosphoglycerate-independent phosphoglycerate mutase produces the protein MVEPLRRISGYAGPRGPVVLLIMDGIGIGRQPAGDMVRAAHKPNLEWLAAHSITDRLQAHGVAVGMPSDADMGNSEVGHNAIGCGRVFAQGARLVSEAIADGRLFRGRAWREVMAAATRPGAQLHFIGLLSDGNVHSHIEHLIALLRAAKREGVRRARVHVLLDGRDVPPTSALTYVDQLEAVLAELNADGTVDYAIASGGGRMKVTMDRYEANWKIVETGWRAHVRGEAEAFPSARAAIEAFRARSPGIIDQDLPAFVVHRDGVPVGPVRDGDGVILFNFRGDRAIEISRAFEEEPFDKFPRGPRPDVVFAGMMEYDGDLHIPKRYLVEPPAIDRTMGEYLVASGVRQLACSETQKFGHVTYFFNGNRSGKFSEELEDYVEVPSDRVPFEERPWMKAAEITDVVVRAIRENRHRFIRLNYANGDMVGHTGVLPAVRIAVETVDLCVGRVVRAVRDAAGILVVSADHGNADDMLELRNGEPVVDPATGEPKVKTAHSLNPVPVYVYDPSGVSRARRSAATGLGISSLAATCLKLLGFEPPEDYTPSIVDVG, from the coding sequence ATGGTCGAACCGTTGCGCAGGATCTCGGGGTATGCGGGGCCGAGGGGGCCGGTGGTGCTGTTGATCATGGATGGAATCGGGATCGGTCGGCAGCCGGCGGGCGACATGGTGCGGGCCGCGCACAAGCCAAATCTCGAGTGGTTGGCCGCGCACTCGATCACGGACCGCCTTCAGGCGCACGGTGTTGCGGTCGGTATGCCCAGTGACGCGGACATGGGCAACAGTGAGGTCGGTCACAACGCGATCGGATGCGGTCGCGTCTTCGCGCAGGGCGCGCGGTTGGTGAGCGAGGCGATCGCGGACGGCCGTTTGTTCCGGGGGCGGGCATGGCGGGAGGTGATGGCGGCGGCGACACGCCCGGGCGCGCAGCTGCATTTCATCGGGCTGCTGTCCGACGGCAACGTGCACAGTCACATTGAGCACCTCATTGCGCTGCTGCGCGCCGCAAAGCGCGAAGGGGTCCGTCGTGCGCGGGTGCACGTGCTGCTGGATGGGCGCGACGTGCCGCCGACGAGCGCGCTGACTTACGTGGACCAGCTCGAGGCGGTGCTGGCGGAGCTGAACGCCGATGGGACGGTGGACTACGCGATCGCGTCCGGTGGAGGCCGGATGAAGGTCACGATGGACCGCTATGAGGCCAACTGGAAGATTGTGGAGACCGGCTGGCGTGCACATGTGCGAGGCGAGGCGGAGGCCTTCCCCTCGGCGCGGGCCGCGATCGAGGCGTTTCGAGCGCGTTCCCCCGGCATTATCGACCAGGACCTCCCCGCCTTCGTCGTCCACCGTGATGGCGTGCCGGTCGGGCCGGTTCGGGACGGCGACGGTGTGATCCTCTTCAATTTCCGCGGTGACCGTGCGATCGAGATCTCCCGTGCGTTCGAGGAAGAGCCGTTCGACAAATTTCCGCGAGGACCGCGGCCCGACGTGGTGTTTGCCGGCATGATGGAGTATGACGGCGATCTGCACATTCCGAAGCGGTACCTGGTGGAGCCGCCCGCGATCGACCGCACGATGGGCGAATATCTCGTGGCCAGCGGCGTGCGGCAGTTGGCCTGCAGCGAGACGCAGAAGTTCGGGCACGTCACGTACTTCTTCAACGGCAACCGCTCGGGCAAATTCAGCGAGGAGCTGGAGGACTACGTCGAGGTGCCGTCCGACCGCGTGCCGTTCGAGGAGCGACCTTGGATGAAGGCCGCCGAGATCACCGATGTGGTCGTGCGGGCGATCCGCGAGAATCGGCACCGGTTCATTCGCCTCAACTACGCGAACGGCGACATGGTCGGCCACACCGGGGTGCTGCCGGCGGTGCGGATTGCGGTGGAGACGGTGGACCTCTGCGTGGGTCGGGTGGTCCGCGCGGTTCGCGACGCCGCGGGAATTCTGGTGGTCTCCGCGGACCACGGCAATGCCGACGACATGCTGGAACTGCGCAACGGTGAGCCGGTGGTGGATCCGGCGACGGGCGAACCGAAGGTGAAAACGGCCCACTCGCTGAATCCGGTGCCCGTGTATGTGTACGACCCCTCGGGCGTTAGCCGCGCTCGGCGTTCCGCGGCCACCGGATTGGGGATCAGCAGTCTGGCGGCGACCTGTTTGAAGTTGCTTGGCTTTGAACCGCCGGAGGACTACACGCCCAGCATTGTGGACGTCGGCTAG
- a CDS encoding P-II family nitrogen regulator → MKLITAIIQPEKLPDVKAALFQAQVYKMTVSNVIGCGQQMGYTESYRGAVTEVNLLKKVRLDIAVNEAFVQPTIDAIIKGARTGRIGDGKIFVTDLLECIRIRTGERGGEAIG, encoded by the coding sequence ATGAAACTGATCACCGCGATCATTCAGCCGGAGAAACTGCCGGACGTGAAAGCCGCGCTCTTCCAGGCGCAGGTGTACAAGATGACGGTCAGCAACGTGATCGGCTGCGGGCAGCAGATGGGCTACACGGAGAGCTACCGCGGCGCGGTCACCGAGGTGAACCTGCTCAAGAAAGTCCGGCTCGACATCGCTGTGAACGAAGCGTTCGTGCAGCCAACCATCGACGCGATCATCAAGGGTGCCCGCACCGGCCGCATCGGCGACGGCAAGATCTTCGTCACCGACCTGCTCGAGTGCATCCGCATCCGCACGGGTGAGCGCGGCGGGGAGGCGATCGGATGA
- a CDS encoding ammonium transporter, giving the protein MFTTNNTWMMVATFLVFVMHLGFATVESGLNRAKNAVNILFKNTMIPAIGLLTYALLGFNLMYPGDGNWIVGRFFGFGGWGLAPGPNATTSAYNPGYTYWTDFLFQGMFAATAATIVSGAVCERIKLRSFLVFATLYVALVYPFVGSWHWGGGWLKQMGFHDFAGSTLVHSVGGWAALVGAIMVGPRLGKYVNGGIRPIMGHNLGLVTIGVFLLWLGWFGFNGGSVLSADPGGVSFVLVTTSLAASAGAVGAMITSWIVQKKPDLTMVLNGILAGLVGITAGADVVSVSASVLIGGVAGVLVVLSVLAMDRLRVDDPVGAISVHLVCGIWGTLATGIWGKDKNFLVQLLGVLSYGVACVAFAVVFFGIIRATMGLRVSREEELIGLDLAEHGLEAYPDFQGFLTK; this is encoded by the coding sequence ATGTTTACGACGAACAACACCTGGATGATGGTCGCGACGTTCCTCGTGTTCGTGATGCATCTGGGCTTCGCGACGGTGGAATCGGGACTCAACCGTGCGAAAAACGCGGTGAACATCCTGTTCAAAAACACAATGATCCCCGCGATCGGCTTGCTCACCTACGCGCTGCTCGGGTTCAACCTGATGTACCCCGGCGACGGCAACTGGATTGTCGGCCGTTTCTTCGGCTTTGGCGGCTGGGGGCTTGCGCCAGGACCGAACGCGACGACCAGCGCGTACAATCCCGGTTACACCTATTGGACCGATTTCCTCTTCCAGGGGATGTTCGCCGCGACCGCCGCGACGATCGTCTCGGGCGCGGTCTGCGAGCGCATCAAACTGCGCAGCTTCCTGGTGTTTGCAACGCTGTACGTCGCGCTGGTGTACCCGTTTGTCGGCTCGTGGCACTGGGGTGGCGGCTGGTTGAAGCAGATGGGGTTCCATGACTTCGCCGGCTCGACGCTCGTGCACTCGGTGGGCGGATGGGCGGCTCTGGTCGGCGCGATCATGGTGGGCCCGCGCCTGGGCAAGTATGTGAACGGCGGCATTCGTCCGATCATGGGCCACAATCTCGGACTGGTGACCATCGGCGTGTTTCTGCTGTGGCTGGGCTGGTTCGGATTCAACGGTGGTTCAGTGCTCTCGGCCGATCCCGGCGGCGTGTCCTTCGTGCTGGTCACCACCTCGCTGGCCGCGTCCGCGGGCGCGGTTGGCGCGATGATCACCTCGTGGATCGTGCAGAAGAAGCCCGACCTCACCATGGTGTTGAACGGGATCCTGGCCGGTCTCGTCGGCATCACGGCCGGCGCGGATGTCGTCTCCGTGTCGGCCTCGGTATTGATCGGCGGTGTCGCCGGTGTGCTCGTTGTGCTCTCCGTGCTGGCGATGGACCGGCTGCGGGTGGATGACCCCGTCGGTGCGATCTCGGTGCACCTGGTGTGCGGCATCTGGGGGACGCTCGCGACCGGCATCTGGGGCAAGGACAAGAACTTTCTGGTCCAGCTCCTCGGTGTGCTGTCGTATGGCGTCGCGTGCGTTGCTTTTGCGGTCGTGTTTTTCGGCATCATTCGAGCGACGATGGGCCTTCGCGTCAGCCGCGAGGAAGAGCTCATCGGCCTGGATCTCGCCGAACACGGGCTTGAGGCCTATCCGGACTTCCAGGGCTTCTTGACGAAATAG
- a CDS encoding homoserine kinase — translation MNNEWIRVFSPATIGNIGPGFDVLGMAVRGLGDVVRARRSRRGIRIRAIRSPTPIPTDPMRNTASVAAANVLKILGERGGVELEVYKGLPAGSGLGSSAASAAAGAFAANWLYGRQLSLEQLILAATQAEAEVSGGFFADNTAPALLGGATLTRCTVPLDVTRIGIIRRLKIVLVTPALTVLTRDARRILPDQVPMRAFVANMANTALITAAFAKNDYSLFARSLNDAVIEPIRSRLIRGFDQVKESALRAGADGMAISGSGPTVFAITDDARKARAIEQQMVLTFNALGIPSRSWITTMDPHGTRLLDNSAPTPSDRSRCGIVREG, via the coding sequence ATGAACAACGAGTGGATCCGCGTCTTTTCCCCCGCCACCATCGGGAACATCGGACCGGGATTCGACGTGTTGGGCATGGCGGTTCGGGGGCTCGGCGATGTCGTGCGGGCTCGGCGCAGCCGTCGCGGAATCCGTATTCGTGCGATTCGGTCTCCGACGCCGATCCCGACGGATCCGATGCGGAACACCGCTTCGGTGGCGGCGGCGAACGTGCTGAAAATTCTTGGCGAGCGGGGGGGAGTGGAGCTGGAGGTGTACAAGGGGCTGCCGGCGGGCTCCGGCCTCGGTTCGAGCGCGGCGTCTGCGGCGGCGGGCGCGTTTGCGGCGAACTGGCTGTACGGGCGACAGCTCAGCCTCGAGCAGCTCATCCTTGCCGCCACGCAGGCGGAGGCCGAAGTCTCGGGCGGCTTCTTTGCGGACAACACCGCGCCCGCGCTGCTGGGCGGTGCGACGCTGACGCGCTGTACTGTGCCGCTGGATGTGACACGCATCGGGATCATCCGGCGGCTGAAGATCGTGCTGGTCACGCCGGCGCTGACGGTGTTGACCCGTGACGCGCGCCGCATCCTGCCCGACCAGGTGCCGATGCGGGCATTTGTCGCGAACATGGCGAACACCGCCCTGATCACCGCGGCATTCGCGAAGAATGATTACTCGCTGTTTGCACGCAGTCTGAACGACGCGGTGATCGAGCCAATTCGCTCGCGGCTGATCCGCGGCTTCGATCAGGTCAAGGAGAGCGCGCTGCGGGCGGGCGCAGATGGCATGGCGATCTCCGGCTCTGGCCCCACCGTGTTCGCCATCACCGACGACGCCCGCAAAGCTCGTGCGATCGAGCAACAGATGGTGCTGACGTTCAACGCGTTGGGCATTCCGTCCCGCAGTTGGATCACGACAATGGACCCGCACGGCACACGGCTGCTGGACAATTCCGCGCCCACACCGTCGGACCGCTCGCGTTGTGGTATAGTGCGCGAGGGATGA
- the thrC gene encoding threonine synthase, translated as MNDRGQTMAAAPAGGPIRYVSTHRELPNGEREPVGLATALERGLAPDGGLYLPERVPALDLEGLVRLRDAPYWRVAEEVLRPFVEGVVPPAQFSAICEEAYDFDVPLEPMEEGLWLLRLDRGPTASFKDFAARWMARMLRAVSRCGRATVLVATSGDTGSAVGEAFREVPGFRVFVLYPRDEVSEVQRRQLDRIGANVTALAVEGTFDDCQAMVKEAFLDRALAPLRLTSANSINVGRILPQAVYYVYAWLRVSPEGTAVTFSVPSGNLGNSFGCELARRMGLPVARLILAVNENDEVPRFLATGAYRPISPSRACLSNAMNVGHPSNLARYVDWYGGVLTRSGELVRSPEVRVMRRYVESISISDAETVDCLRRWWRERRVLLEPHGAVGVAALERLGGGPRPAVCLETAHPAKFPEVIERELGFSPAPPASFERLASRPLAVENLPADYTALRARLLQEIA; from the coding sequence ATGAACGATCGCGGTCAGACGATGGCGGCCGCGCCGGCCGGAGGCCCCATTCGATATGTCAGCACTCACCGGGAGCTGCCGAACGGCGAGCGGGAGCCGGTAGGGCTGGCCACCGCGCTGGAACGGGGGCTGGCGCCGGATGGCGGCCTATATCTGCCGGAGCGAGTGCCGGCCCTGGATCTGGAAGGCCTCGTGAGGTTGCGCGACGCGCCGTACTGGCGGGTGGCGGAAGAGGTGCTGCGGCCGTTCGTCGAGGGCGTGGTACCGCCGGCGCAGTTTTCGGCGATCTGCGAAGAGGCGTATGACTTCGACGTCCCGCTGGAGCCGATGGAGGAGGGACTGTGGCTGTTGCGGCTGGATCGCGGCCCCACTGCCTCCTTCAAGGACTTCGCCGCCCGGTGGATGGCGCGAATGCTGCGGGCCGTCAGCCGGTGCGGCCGGGCGACCGTGCTGGTGGCGACTTCGGGCGATACCGGCAGCGCGGTGGGGGAGGCGTTCCGCGAGGTGCCCGGTTTCCGCGTCTTTGTTCTTTACCCGCGCGACGAGGTCAGCGAGGTGCAACGGCGACAGCTCGACCGCATCGGCGCGAACGTTACCGCGCTGGCGGTGGAGGGCACGTTCGACGACTGCCAAGCGATGGTGAAAGAGGCTTTTCTCGATCGTGCACTGGCTCCGCTGCGCCTCACGTCGGCGAACTCGATCAACGTCGGGCGCATCCTCCCGCAGGCGGTGTATTACGTCTACGCTTGGCTGCGGGTCAGCCCCGAGGGCACGGCCGTGACGTTCTCGGTGCCGTCGGGAAATCTCGGGAACTCGTTCGGCTGTGAGCTGGCCCGCCGAATGGGGCTGCCGGTTGCGCGCCTCATCCTGGCGGTGAACGAAAACGATGAGGTGCCACGGTTTCTTGCGACCGGCGCGTATCGGCCGATCTCTCCCTCCCGGGCCTGCCTCTCGAACGCGATGAACGTGGGGCATCCGAGCAACCTCGCACGCTACGTGGACTGGTATGGCGGTGTGCTGACCCGTAGCGGGGAACTGGTGCGGTCGCCCGAGGTGAGGGTGATGCGCCGGTATGTCGAGTCGATTTCGATCAGTGATGCGGAGACGGTGGACTGTCTGCGGCGGTGGTGGCGCGAGCGGCGTGTGCTGCTGGAGCCGCATGGGGCGGTGGGTGTGGCCGCGCTAGAACGTCTCGGTGGCGGCCCCCGCCCGGCGGTGTGTCTGGAGACCGCCCATCCCGCAAAATTTCCGGAGGTGATCGAGCGGGAGCTCGGCTTTTCTCCCGCGCCGCCGGCATCGTTCGAACGGCTGGCTTCCCGTCCGCTCGCCGTGGAGAATCTCCCCGCCGACTACACCGCGCTGCGGGCCCGGCTGTTGCAGGAGATCGCATGA